In the genome of Bradyrhizobium sp. CB3481, the window GCAGCTTCGCAAGATGCTGGCCGGCGACGAGCCGTGATTTCCGACCGACCAACCCGCAACCCAAGAACAGGAGAGGCCTGCCATGACGGACGTTCTCATTACTGCCGGCGAACTCGCGGAGTTCCTCAAGAAAGAGCCGTGTGTCGTCATCGACACCCGCAATCCCGACGCCTACAGCGCAGGCCACCTTCCCGGCGCCGTCAATGTCCATGAAATCTTCACTTACCTGGCGACCTCGACGCCGGAGGGCATTCACGAGCTGAAGACCAAGTTCGCCGACGCGTTCGGCGCGGCGGGGCTTTCCGGCAAGGAGACCGCCGTCATCTACGAGCAGTCGATGAATTCCGGCTTCGGCCAGTCCTGCCGCGGCTACTATCTGCTCACCATGCTCGGCTATCCCAAGGTCAAGGTGCTGCATGGCGGCTTCGACGCCTGGATGGCGGCGGGCCTGCCGGTGACCACAGAGGTGCCTTCGCCGGTGAAGGCATCGTTCTCGATCGTCCCTGAGGCGGGCGACATCCTGATCGACGCCAAGACCATGCTCGCGGCCGTCGGCAAGCCGGGCATTGCGATCCTCGACGTTCGCGACATCGACGAATGGATCGGCGAAAGCTCGTCGCCTTATGGGAAAGATTTCTGCCCGCGCAAGGGGCGCATCCCCGGTGCGGTCTGGCTCGAATGGTACCGTATGATGAAGCCGACCGCGGAAGGGCCGCGCTTCAAGTCCAAGAACGAAATTCTGGCGGAATGCGCCACGGTCGGCATCACGGAGACGACGCCGGTCTATCTCTACTGCTTCAAGGGCGCGCGCGCCTCGAACACGTTCCTCGCTTTGAAGAATGCTGGCGTGAAGGACGTCCGGATGTATTTCGGATCCTGGAACGAATGGTCGCGCGATCCGGCGCTGCCGATCGAGGAGGGGCTGCCGATGGAGGCGAAACTCACCAAGGCGGCGTGACGATCCGCCCGAAGTTGCAGTCCGATCCCGCGGGATCGGACTGCGTGCGGCCCTCGACGGATCAGTTCGTTCGTTCCACAAGCTGCGCACGCGACGGTGATGGTTCGAACCGATCGGCGAAATATTGCGTTTCGTTGGCCACTAGGCCTTCGCGGAATTCCATGATGCTTACGGCGTAGGAGGGGATGCCGTCATAGCTGAGTATGAATTCGGTGACCCAGAGGTCGCCGCAGCCGATGATTCGCCGGACCGCGAAGCGTTTCTTGTTGGGCTGGACAAACCGGCTCTGTTGAATGTTGCGCCGGCCGCGAATCCGCTCGCCCGATTGCGGATAATCAAGCACGGCATCCTCGCGGTAGATTTCATGCTCGGTCTCGAAATCGTTCGCATCCGAGGCGTCCCAGTGGCGCTGCAGCGCCGTCCGCACCGCTCGATCATCCATCTCGATCTCCTGCCTGCGCTTGCCGTCATCATGCCGGGAAATTGAAGTCATTGTGCTACAGGTGGCGATCGATGCGGCGGAAGCCGATGGAACCATGCCGCCGCGCCACTCTGGCGTTCCCGATATGCTCTGCGTATAATCGCGGCACAGTCGGGTGGTCGCGCAGATGTCGATGTTCTCACGCAAGTTTGCTCTCACATTCACGGCGATGCTGGGCCTGGGCGCGCCAGCGGCCCACGCGCAGGCCTCGCCGGTGAATTACTGGATCCCGGGCTGGCCGATGGGGTTCAGCGGCGCAGCAGGCGAGAGCCCGAACGCCTATGGTAGCTTTCCGAGCTTCGACTTCCGCGACCTCGGCAACGGCTCTTCCTATGCGCGCTACAATTTTTCGAACGGCTTTTTTGTCGGCAGCCAGCGCAACACCATGGGCTTCAGCAGTTTCAGCCAAAGCGCGCTCGGCGGTTTCGGCTCGATCTACAGCGAAGGCACGCAGTTCGGCTACAGCCTGAAGAATGCCGGCGGACCGCCTGTCACCTTCTATGCCGGCTTCGACACGCTGAAGTACAACACAGGCATCGGCGGCCCGTTCGCGCCGTTCGACTCCAAGTCCGGCACGCTGCCGGTTTCGAGCGCCTATGCCGGCGTCGAATTCCAGCCGACGTCCAATCTCAGCCTGTCGCTCGGGGTCGGCGTCGTTCAGCAGACGGGGCGGATCGACAGCGAGATCAATGCGCTGCCCGGTGCGTCGTCATTCTCGGTCGGCGGCCGACGCTACTAAACGCGCAGCCGTAAGTCAGGTCTGCATTACCGTCGAAGGCGCGAGCTATTGCTCTGACGACAGGCGGATCACCTGACGCCCGTCATTCATCGCCTTCAGACTGTTGACGTAGTTCTCGGGACGCTGCCAGCGATGAGGCACTTTCAATCCCATGAATTCCGCGATGCTGCCGATGAACGATGTGCAATTGGTTGTTTCGGCGTTCCAGACCGGCGAACTCGCCTGCAGTTTCTTGATGTATGCGAAAACCTTTTTTGCGTCCGGCTCATTCAAGTAAACGCGGTAACTGGCGGTGAGGTACTGCGGATCGAGATCGCCATAGCTCGCCGTGGTTTCGGACGGCACCCACATTAGGTGGCCAAGCACATACGGCACGGTGTCTCCCGCAGGAGTGAGGCCCGCGACTTCAACGGCTCGCTCGCTTGTCTTCCCGAACCATACGAAAGCATGTCCCCAACTCGCCGCCGTCCTGGCTCTGAAATCTACGTAATACGGGCCCTTTGCTGATCGCGATGCCGGCTTGCTGGGCGACTGTGGTGCCGAATTCGATTCAGTGGACGCCGCATTGGAACTAACGGCGGTCGCATTGGCGACGTCCCTGTAACCTTCCTGTATCTGGGAAATGAAACGCTCCAGGCCCGCGCGAGGATCAATCTCGCGCGCGGAAGCTGGATGGATTTCGTACTGGAGCAGGACCGTGAGTGTCAGTCCCGCAAGCAGGCATCGTCCTGATCTTTTTGGCCCATTTTCCACGGTTCGCCTTTCGCTGCCGATGAAGGTCAGGATCAACGAGCCGGGTCAGTAACGCGCATAGGGCCGCGGCGCGACGGGCGTCTTGCCGACCGGGGTCTTCCCGATTGGGGTTTTGCCAATCGGCATCTTGCCGACCTGCGCCTGTTGATAGACGGGTTGCGCACGCGGAATATCAGCCGCGCCGGCCGCGGTCACCAGGGCGAGCGTCGCACCCGCTATAATTACGATCTTCATCACAGTACTCGTCCTTTACTTTCGAGAAAGCGGGGCCGTCCGCCGCGCCCCCCTCAGCCATGCCCGCAAGCATGAATATCCGAATGCGTCCACAGTGCGGCAGGCCGGACACGTTTCGGCGATAGGTCCGTCGTGCGGCAGACATGAGACTGGCTGGAACCGAAACGGCCGCTTGCGACACGAGCCGCCGATCGCGCTCAAGCCGCTTGACTTCGGCTTCGCCGCAGAAAGCCGGCGTATCAGCCGGAGCCCTGATCAGCCACCAGCCCCACGCGCATTCGCAATCCCCAGCGCTTTGAGGCGCGAGGCCAGCGTGGTCGGCTTTATGTCGAGCATTTCTGCGGCGCCGCCGGGACCGAACACTTTGCCGGAACAGGCCGCAAGCGCGGCGAGGATGTTGGCGCGTTCGTGGGCGCGCATCTCGGCTGATGTCATGACGGCTGGGCGGCTATCTGCTTTCACGCGTGCCGCGGCGGGGAAGGGCGACACGCCTGATACATCGGGCAGGTCGATGCGCAGGCGGCCGTTCTGGGCGAGGATCGCGGCGCGCTCGATCACGTTTTGCAGCTCGCGGACGTTGCCGGGCCAGTCGTAGCGCGACAGCCGGCGCGCATCGCCTTCCGACAAGCGCAGCTCGGATTTCAGTGCCTTGCTTTCGCGCGTCAGAAAATGCTGCGCCAGAAGCGGGATGTCCTCGCGCCGCTCGCGCAGCGGTACCGATTCCACCGGGAAGACGTTGAGGCGGAAATAGAGGTCTTCGCGAAACCGGCCGCGCTGCACTTCCTGCTTGAGGTCGCGGTTGGTCGCGGCGATCACGCGCACGTCGACCGCGCGGGTGCGCTCCTCGCCGACGCGCTCGAAATTGCCCTCCTGCAGCACGCGCAAGAGTTTACCTTGCAGCTCCAGCGGGATTTCGCCGACCTCATCGAGAAACAGCGTGCCGCCGTCGGCAAGTTCGAACCGTCCGATGCGGTCGCGCATCGCGCCGGTGAAAGCGCCCCTGACATGGCCGAAGAACTCGCTCTCGAACAATTCGCGCGGGATCGCGGCGCAGTTGACGCGGATCAGCGGGCGGTCGCCGCGGCTGCTGGCCTCATGGATCGCGCGCGCGATCAACTCCTTGCCGGTACCGGACTCGCCCGTGATCATCACCGCCGCGGCGGTCGGCGCCACCAGCTTGACCTGGCGCAGCGTCTTCTGGATCGCCTCGCTCTGGCCGATGATGCCGCGCGGGTTGGTCTCGATGCGGATTTCTTCCTGCAAGTAGGCGTTTTCCAGCTCCAGCCGTTCGCGCAGGCGATCGACCTCGGCCAGCGCGGCGTGCAGCTTCTCATCGGCCTCGCGGCGCTGGCTGACGTCGCGGAACACGATGACGGCGCCGACCACGACGCCGCGGTCGCGGATCGGCGTCGAGGTATATTCGACCCAGACCGGCGTGCCGTCCTTGCGCCAGAACACCTCGCCATCGACCTGGTGCACGGCGCCGTCGCGAAATGCCGCGTAGATCGGGCAATCGTGATCGGGATAGTGCCGTCCATCATGGTGGGTGTGATGGACGATCGGGTGAATTTCCTTGCCGACCAGTTCCTCGGCGGACCAGCCCAGCATCCGCTCGGCCGCCGGATTAACGAAGGTCGTCTTGCCATCGGCGTTGACGCCGTAAATGCCTTCACCGGCGGCGCGCAGGATGAGCTGGTTCTCGCGCTCGATGTCCTGGAAGACGCGCTCGACGCGCTGCCAGGTCGCGATCCCGCCGCGCATATGGTCCTCGGCCGCGGCGTCGACGTAGCGGCGCCGGCGCGCATCGAGGTCGCTCATGGTCAGCAGCACCAGCGCGCGGCCGTCGCCCGGCACCAGCGCGCCGGCATATTCAAGCCGCAGGTTTTGGCCGGTGGCGTGGCGCGGGGTCAGCGCGTTGGTCCAGTATGCGCCCCTATCCAGCACCGCCTGCGTGAACACGATCAGCGCGGGCAATTGTCCTGAGTGCAGCGTCGAGACCTTGGTCTGCCGCAGCAAGGCGCGGTCGTAGCCGAGCAGGGTGCAGGCGGCCGGATTGGCATCGAGAATCTGGTCGGCGTGGGGATCGATCAACAACGTCGGCTCGATTGCGAACTCGAATGCGGCGGCGCGCAGTTCGGCATCCTGCGGTGGGGCGGTTGAACCGAGCGCGAGGTACATCGTGGTACTCCGAAAATTCGTAATTGAGCTACGAATTTTCGTGTATCACGAATTTTCGTAATCGCCAATCTCAGCAGAATCCCTGCGATCTCAACGCCATCGCCATCGAACGGCGCTGGCATGTGCCTTGCTTAATAAGGGGGCAACGTCGCGCAGGAGGGCTGATGTCTACCTTCGACAATCCATTCGATCCCAACCGTCGTCTTCATGCCGGTGGCTGCTCATGCGGCCGGCACCTCAGCGAAGCCGAGCACCAGGCCGCACAACTGCGGATCCAGTCCGCCATCGAGAGCGAGCAAAAGCGCTATGAGGGCGTGGTCGCCTCCGCCGTGATGCGGGCGATGTTTCCGCAGGATGCCGCACGGCGCGCATTCCTGAAATCGGTGGGAGCCGCGACGGCAGTGGCGGCGGTATCGCAGTTCTTCCCGCTCAAGACGGCGACCGAAGCGTTTGCGCAAGGAGGGCCGCTGGAAAAGAAAGACCTCAAGGTCGGCTTTATCCCGATCACCTGCGCCACGCCGATCATCATGGCGGCCCCGATGGGTTTCTACGCCAAGAACGGCTTGAACGTCGAAGTCATCAAGACCGCTGGCTGGGCGGTGATCCGCGACAAGACGCTCAACAAGGAATACGACGCCGCCCACATGCTGTCGCCGATGCCGCTCGCGATCACCATGGGCGCCGGCTCCAATCCGATCCCCTACACCATGCCGGCGGTGGAGAACATCAACGGCCAGGCGATCACGCTGTCGATCAAGCACAAGGACAAGCGCGATCCGAAGAGCTGGAAGGGTTTTAAGTTCGCGGTGCCCTTCGACTATTCGATGCACAATTACCTCTTGCGCTATTATCTCGCCGAGCACGGCCTCGATCCCGATACCGATGTGCAGATCCGCGCGGTGCCGCCGCCGGAGATGGTCGCCAATCTGCGCGCCGACAATATCGATGGCTATCTCGGCCCCGATCCGATGAACCAGCGCGCCGTCTATGACGGCGTCGGCTTCATCCACATCCTGACCAAGGACATCTGGGAAGGGCACCCGTGCTGCGCCTTCGCTGCCTCGAAGGAATTCGTCACCACGATGCCGAATACCTATGGTGCGCTGCTCAAATCGATCATCGAGGCGACCGCCTTCGCGCACAAGGCCGAGAACCGCAAGGAGATCGCCAATGCGATCGCGCCGGCGAACTATCTGAACCAGCCGCCGATCGTGCTGGAGCAGATTTTGACCGGCACCTTCGCCGACGGGCTCGGCAACATCGTCAACCAGCCGAACCGCGTCGATTTCGATCCGTTCCCGTGGCAGTCGTTTGCCGTGTGGATCATGACCCAGATGAAGCGCTGGGGGCAGATCAAGGGCGACATCGACTATGCCGGCATCGCCGCCCAAGTCTATCTCGCAACCGATGCTATCAGGCTGATGAAGGAAGCCGGGCTGACACCGCCGACGGCGACGACCAAGAGCTTTTCGGTGATGGGGAAGAATTTCGATCCGGCGAAGCCCGAGGATTATCTGGCGAGCTTCAAGATCAGGAAGGCGTCGTGATGGCAGCGGCGCAACGACATCTGCCACTGTCGTCCCGGCGAACGCCGGGACCCATGGCCCGCGGCGTTAGTAATGAAGCAAGGTCTCCAACGCCGTGCCCAAAAGAGCCGGCACGGCGTATGGGTCCCGGCGTTCGCCGGGACGACGTGCTGAGGGACCGTGCCCCATGAACGCCTCCCTCCGCTTCCGCGCAGCCGTCGTCTCGATCGCGCTGCTGGCCGCCTTCTTCGGCATCTGGCATCTCGCGACGCGCCCGACGGCGGCGGCCACCAACATGTCGCCGGAATACGCCAAGCTGATGGGGCTGACGGCAACGCAAGGCAAGTCGGCAATGCCGGGGCCACTCGATGTCGGCGCGAAATTGTGGGAGCACCTCAAGCAGCCGTTCTACGACAAGGGGCCGAACGACAAGGGGCTAGGCATCCAGCTCGGCTATTCGATCGCGCGCGTCGGCCTCGGCTATCTGCTCGCCGTGCTGATCGCGATCCCGCTCGGCTTTCTGATCGGCATGTCGCCGCTGATCAGTAGGGCGCTCGACCCGTTCATCCAGGTGCTGAAGCCGATCTCGCCGCTCGCCTGGATGCCGCTCGCGCTCTACACCATCAAGGACTCAAGCATCTCGGCAATCTTCGTGATCTTCATCTGTTCGGTCTGGCCGATGCTGCTCAACACCGCGTTCGGTGTCGCCTCGGTGCGCAAGGAGTGGATCAATGTCGCGCGCACGCTGGAAGTCGGCACCGTCAGGCGCGCCTTTACCGTGATCCTGCCGGCCGCGGCGCCGACGATCCTCACGGGCATGCGGATTTCGATCGGTATCGCCTGGCTCGTGATCGTCGCGGCCGAGATGCTCGTCGGCGGCACCGGCATCGGCTACTTCGTCTGGAACGAGTGGAACAACCTCTCGATCACCAATGTCATTATCGCCATCCTGATGATCGGCCTCGTCGGCATGCTACTCGACCAGATCCTCGCGCGGTTCACCCGCATGGTCACCTTCCCGGAATAACGCGATGACCGACAAGTTCATTTCCATCGAGGGCATCGCGCGGCGCTATCCCGGCGCGGATGGCAAAGAGACGACCGTGTTCGAGAACCTGTGGCTGGCGATGAACCGCGGCGAGTTCGGCTGCGTGATCGGCCATTCCGGCTGCGGCAAGACGACCGTGCTGAACATCCTGGCCGGGCTCGACGAGCCGAGCGAAGGCGCTGTCATCGTCGACGGACAGGCGATCGAAGGCACCAGCCTCGACCGCGCGGTGATCTTTCAGAGCCATGCGCTGCTGCCCTGGCGCACAGTGCTTGGCAACGTCGCCTATGCCGTGACCTCGAAATGGCGCAACTGGGATCGCGCCAAGGTGAAGGCGCATGCGCAGAAGTTCATCGATCTGGTCGGACTGTCGGGTTCCGAGCACAAGCGGCCGTCGGAGCTGTCCGGCGGCATGAAGCAGCGCGTCGGCATTGCGCGGGCGCTGTCGATCACGCCAAAAATCATGCTGATGGACGAACCGTTCTCGGCGCTGGATGCGCTGACCCGCGGCACGCTGCAGGATGAGGTGCGCCGGATTTGCCTGGAGACCGGGCAGACCGCGTTCATGATCACCCATGACGTCGATGAAGCGATCTATCTCGCCGACAAGATCTTTCTGATGACCAACGGCCCCGGCGCGGTGCTGGCTGAGATCGTCGAAAACCCGCTGCCGAAGGATCGCGGCCGCATCGATTTGCACCGCCATCCGCTCTACTACGCGCTGCGCAACCATATCGTCGATTTTCTGGTCAGCCGCAGCAAGACGTTTGCGGCCACGGTGACCGACCACGATCCGCGCAACGTGCCGGTGGTGCGGATCGGCAAGCCGGAACTCATCGTGGCGTCGGCAGGCGAGGATTCCATTGAGGTGTCATGGCCGGGCTTGGCCCGGCCATCCACGTCTTCCTAAGGCGCGAGACAAGACGTAGATGCCCGGGACAAGCCCGGGCATGACGAATACACAAGGAGACGAACCATGAAACGCGAAGACCTCACCGAGAAGCTGCTCGACATCAAGCGCGAGAAGGGCTGGAGCTGGAAACATATCTGCGAAAAGATTGGCGGCTATTCGGACGTGCTGATCGTCGGCGCCATCATGGGCCAGATGAAGCTGACAAAGCCGCAGGCCGCCAACGCCGGCGAGTTGTTCGGCCTGTCTAAGGCGGAAACCGCGATGCTCAACGAAGTGCCGATGCGCGGCACCGGCACGCCGATGCCGCCGACCGATCCGTTGATCTACCGCTTCTACGAGATGGTGATGGTCAACGGCCCGGCCTGGAAGGCGCTGATCGAGGAGGAATTCGGCGACGGCATTATGTCGGCGATCGATTTCGACATGGCGATCGACCGCGTCGCCAATCCGAAGGGCGATCGCGTCAAGATCACGATGTCCGGCAAATTCCTGCCGTACAAGTATTACGGCGCGAGCGGCAACGTGCCGGAGTATGGGTTCAAGGAGGAGTGACGCATCTCTCCGCCGTCATGGCGAGCGAAGCGAAGCAATCCATACCGCGGCATAACGGAAAGGTGGATTGCTTCGTCGCTTCGCTCCTCGCAATGACGTGGAGAGCGGTTACCCAAACGCAGCCCTGATTTCCGCGATCGGGGCCATGTCGCGCACATACGTAAACGCGCCCTTGTCCTTCATCTCGCGGGCGCATCTTAGGAACGCGGCGAGCGCATAGCGCTCCATCGCGCCGCCGACGCTGATACGCTTGACGCCGGCCTCGGCGAGTTGCTGAAGCGTCAGCGTTGGATCGGCAAAGCCCATCACGAGGTTGAACGGCTTTCCGACCGACGACACCACGGTGCGGATGGTGCCGATGTCGTAGAGGCCCGGCGAATACAGGACATCGGCGCCGGCGGCCTCGAATGCCTGCAGGCGCTTGATGGTGTCGTCGAGATCCTTGCGGCCGTGCAGGAAATTTTCCGCCCGCGCGGTCAGCGTGAACGGGAAGGGAAGTTTGCGCGCCGCTTCGACCGCCGCCTGCACGCGCTCGACCGCGAGCGAGAAATCATAGATCGGCTTGTCCCGGTCGCCGGTAAAATCCTCGATCGAGCCGCCGACCGCGCCGGCCTCTGCCGTGCGCGTGATCGCTGTTGCTGCGGCCCTCGAATCGTGCGCACCGCAATTCTCGAGATCGACGCTGACGGGCAGGTCGGTGGCCTCTGCGATCGCGCGGGCATTTTCGATAATGGCATCCAGGCTGACGGTCACGCGGCCGAGCGTGTTGGCAAGCCCGAGGCTGGTGGTCGCGAGCGCCTCAAAACCCATTGCGGCGAGAAGTTTCGCGGTTCCCGCGTCCCACGGGTTGGGAATGATGAAGGCGCCGGGCCGCGCATGCAGCGCGCGAAACGCTTCGGCTTTTTCCAGCTGATTTCGCATTGCAATCTCCGCTTGCTGATGTGTCGGCGGCAAAGCTAGCGGGCTGTCGCCCATCAGCCAAATTTGTTATTTCTCTCGCTGCCATCAGGTTTTTGCATGAGCCAGAAAATGGACAGCGACGCGCTTCTCACCTTCCTGACCGTTCATCGCCGCGGCGGCATCTCGAACGCGGCGAAAGCGCTGCACCGCTCGCAGCCGGCGATCTCGCGGCGTATCGCCCTGCTCGAACGGGAGCTCGGCGTGCCGCTGTTCGAGCGCATCACCGGCCGCACCATGCTGAGCGATGCGGGGAGGGTGCTGGTGCCGTACGCCGAGCGCGCTGTGGCGGCGACGCAGGATGCCGAAAGCGCCGTGCGTGCGCTGGCGCGGCCGAATTCGGGCCCGATCGCGCTCGCCGTGGTCGGCACGCTCGCAGGCGGGCGGCTGTCGGCGGTCCTGAAGCGCTTTTCAGCCGGGCATCCCGAGGTGGATTTGAGCCTGCGCACCGCGACCAGCGCCGAGGTCAGCGACATGATCCGCCGCGGCGAGGCGACCATCGGGCTGCGTTACGACCGCGACCGCTCGCGCGATCTCGACTGCGAGCTGCTGTTTGCCGAACCCCTGCAGGTGGTGTGTGCGCCGGACCATCCGCGCGCCGGGCGCCGTGTCGCAAAACTTGCTGAGCTCCGCGGCGAGCGTTGGATCGCCTTTCCAGTGGTACCGGGCCGGCGCGAGATCACAGCCGCGCATGTCTTCGCGCTGTTTCAGACCCACGGCCTCGGCGAGATCGACTGGACGGCGGTCGACAGTCTGACCGCGCAGAAGCGATTGGTCGAAGCAGGCCTCGGCATTGCACTGCTCTCGGAGAGCAATGCGGCCGAGGAGCTGCGGCATAGGACGATCGCCACCATCGGCGTGCGCGATCTCAAGGCGAGCCACGACGTCGTCGCGGTGACACGCCGCGGCGGCTTCCTCAGCGCGGCGGCGCGGCGGCTATTGGAGATCGTCCGGAAGGAATACGGCGCGTGATCGGTCGGCCTCGCGTTCCGGTTAATGCCTGATGAAACCGCTGGGCCGCTTTTTGTCGCGGCGGTTTTCGAAATCGCCACCAGAGGTAGCTATGGACTATCCAGTCGCTTCAACTGCCGAGGTCCACCATGACATTGCGCTCGCGCCTTGCTCCCACCTGCCTTCCAGCATGCGTGAGCTTGCTGATTCTCGCCGCTCCCTCGCTCGCGCAGGCGCAAATGCCGCGGACCACCGTCATGGAGCAGATGGCCGGGTCGCGGCAGGAAGGCTGGGTGTCGGTTCAAAATTCGATCAATTATTTCGTGGCGGGACCGACCGGGGAGGGTGAAGAGGCGCAAAAACTGCGCGACCGGGCGCGGCGCACCATCTACGAAATCGCGGCCCGTGAATGCGATCTGCTCCGCGAAGTCATCGCCAGGGAATGCCGGATGGTATCGGTGTCGAGCAATATGAGCCGGCAGTACGGGCAACAGCAGCCGGAAGGCTTTACCATCAATGGTTCGATGAACTTTCAGATCACGCTGAGATAGGGCGTGATCCGAAAGCAAAATGGCGTGAGGCGTCAACTCCCCGCCTTTACCTGAGCGGCGGCCTGGATCATCAGCTCGTCCATCTTGGCGCGCACTTCCGGCGCCGAGATCGCGACGCCCTTAGCAGCAAAATCCTTCACCACCTTGTTCTGAACGTCCTGATCGCCGGCCTGTTCGAAATCGGCCGCGACCACTTCCTTGGAATAGGCCGTGGCGGCATCGCCGGCTAGTCCCAGCTTTTCCGCTGCCCAAAGACCGAGCAGCTTGTTGCGGCGGACCTCGGCCTTGAATTTCTGCTCCTCGTCGAGGGCAAATTTCTTCTCAAAACCTTCCTCGCGCTTGTCGAAAGTGGTCATTCTTCGGTTCCAATCCCCGCAAATGGTGAATTGGGCCAGCGTTGTCGCGGCCCGATCGCCTACCTAGATAGAGGGGGCGAATCGGTAAAACAACAGGCCGTTCGGCCGCAGGCAATCGGGATAAGTTGGCCCCAATCGGGCCGGGTCGATTGTGCTGGATGGGCCAATCGGATAGGTTGCCGGTAGGCGAGGTTCTTGTTCTGTTTCCGGTCGCTTAGGTTCGGGATCTTGCCTTCACGGCAGCTCCGTCGTGGTCACAAACCCTTGTCATCCGGAGCACACCAATTTCATGGATTTCAACAAAACACGGTACATCCC includes:
- a CDS encoding sulfurtransferase, with protein sequence MTDVLITAGELAEFLKKEPCVVIDTRNPDAYSAGHLPGAVNVHEIFTYLATSTPEGIHELKTKFADAFGAAGLSGKETAVIYEQSMNSGFGQSCRGYYLLTMLGYPKVKVLHGGFDAWMAAGLPVTTEVPSPVKASFSIVPEAGDILIDAKTMLAAVGKPGIAILDVRDIDEWIGESSSPYGKDFCPRKGRIPGAVWLEWYRMMKPTAEGPRFKSKNEILAECATVGITETTPVYLYCFKGARASNTFLALKNAGVKDVRMYFGSWNEWSRDPALPIEEGLPMEAKLTKAA
- a CDS encoding nuclear transport factor 2 family protein, which encodes MDDRAVRTALQRHWDASDANDFETEHEIYREDAVLDYPQSGERIRGRRNIQQSRFVQPNKKRFAVRRIIGCGDLWVTEFILSYDGIPSYAVSIMEFREGLVANETQYFADRFEPSPSRAQLVERTN
- a CDS encoding sigma 54-interacting transcriptional regulator, with translation MYLALGSTAPPQDAELRAAAFEFAIEPTLLIDPHADQILDANPAACTLLGYDRALLRQTKVSTLHSGQLPALIVFTQAVLDRGAYWTNALTPRHATGQNLRLEYAGALVPGDGRALVLLTMSDLDARRRRYVDAAAEDHMRGGIATWQRVERVFQDIERENQLILRAAGEGIYGVNADGKTTFVNPAAERMLGWSAEELVGKEIHPIVHHTHHDGRHYPDHDCPIYAAFRDGAVHQVDGEVFWRKDGTPVWVEYTSTPIRDRGVVVGAVIVFRDVSQRREADEKLHAALAEVDRLRERLELENAYLQEEIRIETNPRGIIGQSEAIQKTLRQVKLVAPTAAAVMITGESGTGKELIARAIHEASSRGDRPLIRVNCAAIPRELFESEFFGHVRGAFTGAMRDRIGRFELADGGTLFLDEVGEIPLELQGKLLRVLQEGNFERVGEERTRAVDVRVIAATNRDLKQEVQRGRFREDLYFRLNVFPVESVPLRERREDIPLLAQHFLTRESKALKSELRLSEGDARRLSRYDWPGNVRELQNVIERAAILAQNGRLRIDLPDVSGVSPFPAAARVKADSRPAVMTSAEMRAHERANILAALAACSGKVFGPGGAAEMLDIKPTTLASRLKALGIANARGAGG
- a CDS encoding CmpA/NrtA family ABC transporter substrate-binding protein; this encodes MSTFDNPFDPNRRLHAGGCSCGRHLSEAEHQAAQLRIQSAIESEQKRYEGVVASAVMRAMFPQDAARRAFLKSVGAATAVAAVSQFFPLKTATEAFAQGGPLEKKDLKVGFIPITCATPIIMAAPMGFYAKNGLNVEVIKTAGWAVIRDKTLNKEYDAAHMLSPMPLAITMGAGSNPIPYTMPAVENINGQAITLSIKHKDKRDPKSWKGFKFAVPFDYSMHNYLLRYYLAEHGLDPDTDVQIRAVPPPEMVANLRADNIDGYLGPDPMNQRAVYDGVGFIHILTKDIWEGHPCCAFAASKEFVTTMPNTYGALLKSIIEATAFAHKAENRKEIANAIAPANYLNQPPIVLEQILTGTFADGLGNIVNQPNRVDFDPFPWQSFAVWIMTQMKRWGQIKGDIDYAGIAAQVYLATDAIRLMKEAGLTPPTATTKSFSVMGKNFDPAKPEDYLASFKIRKAS
- the ntrB gene encoding nitrate ABC transporter permease, encoding MNASLRFRAAVVSIALLAAFFGIWHLATRPTAAATNMSPEYAKLMGLTATQGKSAMPGPLDVGAKLWEHLKQPFYDKGPNDKGLGIQLGYSIARVGLGYLLAVLIAIPLGFLIGMSPLISRALDPFIQVLKPISPLAWMPLALYTIKDSSISAIFVIFICSVWPMLLNTAFGVASVRKEWINVARTLEVGTVRRAFTVILPAAAPTILTGMRISIGIAWLVIVAAEMLVGGTGIGYFVWNEWNNLSITNVIIAILMIGLVGMLLDQILARFTRMVTFPE
- a CDS encoding ABC transporter ATP-binding protein; the encoded protein is MTDKFISIEGIARRYPGADGKETTVFENLWLAMNRGEFGCVIGHSGCGKTTVLNILAGLDEPSEGAVIVDGQAIEGTSLDRAVIFQSHALLPWRTVLGNVAYAVTSKWRNWDRAKVKAHAQKFIDLVGLSGSEHKRPSELSGGMKQRVGIARALSITPKIMLMDEPFSALDALTRGTLQDEVRRICLETGQTAFMITHDVDEAIYLADKIFLMTNGPGAVLAEIVENPLPKDRGRIDLHRHPLYYALRNHIVDFLVSRSKTFAATVTDHDPRNVPVVRIGKPELIVASAGEDSIEVSWPGLARPSTSS
- the cynS gene encoding cyanase, whose protein sequence is MKREDLTEKLLDIKREKGWSWKHICEKIGGYSDVLIVGAIMGQMKLTKPQAANAGELFGLSKAETAMLNEVPMRGTGTPMPPTDPLIYRFYEMVMVNGPAWKALIEEEFGDGIMSAIDFDMAIDRVANPKGDRVKITMSGKFLPYKYYGASGNVPEYGFKEE
- a CDS encoding isocitrate lyase/phosphoenolpyruvate mutase family protein is translated as MRNQLEKAEAFRALHARPGAFIIPNPWDAGTAKLLAAMGFEALATTSLGLANTLGRVTVSLDAIIENARAIAEATDLPVSVDLENCGAHDSRAAATAITRTAEAGAVGGSIEDFTGDRDKPIYDFSLAVERVQAAVEAARKLPFPFTLTARAENFLHGRKDLDDTIKRLQAFEAAGADVLYSPGLYDIGTIRTVVSSVGKPFNLVMGFADPTLTLQQLAEAGVKRISVGGAMERYALAAFLRCAREMKDKGAFTYVRDMAPIAEIRAAFG
- a CDS encoding LysR family transcriptional regulator, yielding MSQKMDSDALLTFLTVHRRGGISNAAKALHRSQPAISRRIALLERELGVPLFERITGRTMLSDAGRVLVPYAERAVAATQDAESAVRALARPNSGPIALAVVGTLAGGRLSAVLKRFSAGHPEVDLSLRTATSAEVSDMIRRGEATIGLRYDRDRSRDLDCELLFAEPLQVVCAPDHPRAGRRVAKLAELRGERWIAFPVVPGRREITAAHVFALFQTHGLGEIDWTAVDSLTAQKRLVEAGLGIALLSESNAAEELRHRTIATIGVRDLKASHDVVAVTRRGGFLSAAARRLLEIVRKEYGA